A genome region from Natronobeatus ordinarius includes the following:
- a CDS encoding GAP family protein, with protein MRFLELLPLVFVMIAGPQILSAVFLATSENWRRNSAAFVGGAALSVPLVVTLAYVFGVGATGQGAPNEALSAVVVVLLLLAMVHTYRTRAEAEPPRWMGKLETATPRFSFRLGFLLIGFFPTDLLTSVAVGSYLAAHDAPLTHAVPFVALTLLALALPSLVLAAFGERAETFLPTARDWMNANSWLVNELVLGFFVVMSLNNLLG; from the coding sequence GTGAGGTTCCTCGAGCTGTTACCACTGGTGTTCGTGATGATCGCGGGCCCCCAGATCCTCAGCGCCGTCTTTCTCGCGACGAGCGAGAACTGGCGACGGAACTCCGCCGCGTTCGTCGGCGGTGCGGCACTCTCGGTCCCACTGGTCGTCACACTCGCGTACGTGTTCGGCGTCGGTGCCACCGGGCAGGGGGCGCCGAACGAGGCGCTGAGCGCGGTCGTCGTCGTTCTCCTCTTGCTCGCGATGGTGCACACGTACCGCACGAGGGCGGAGGCGGAACCGCCGCGATGGATGGGGAAACTCGAGACCGCGACGCCACGGTTTTCGTTCCGGCTCGGCTTTCTCCTCATTGGCTTCTTCCCGACCGATCTCCTCACGTCGGTCGCCGTCGGCTCCTACCTCGCGGCGCACGACGCGCCGTTGACCCACGCCGTTCCGTTCGTCGCCCTCACACTCCTGGCGCTGGCCCTCCCTTCGCTCGTCCTGGCTGCCTTCGGCGAGCGCGCAGAAACCTTCCTCCCGACGGCTCGCGACTGGATGAACGCGAACTCGTGGCTCGTCAACGAACTCGTGCTCGGCTTCTTCGTCGTGATGTCGCTCAACAATCTCCTGGGCTGA
- a CDS encoding aspartate aminotransferase family protein, which produces MTHDARRERTPTPGADLGGLFPRVFPKEYVTIVRGEGHTVWDADGNAYFDAVSGNQNVTVGHGLSEVADAAAEQIERLEYTSSMLFANEPAQAYTEKIAEFTPDGFEKAWLVSSGSEANESAVKLARQYHYERGNEGKYKVISRRQSYHGNTGIAMALSGFPARKTKMGPLYANFPKVPHGSPYRCPYCDGDGGEACGVRCADELERVIQQEGPDTVAAFIAEPVTGAANAAASPHDGYFERVREICTEYDVLFIVDEVMSGFGRTGENFAIEHWDVTPDIITGAKGMSGGYTPMGGTMPHDRIVDVFEDLEDGFQHGHTYCFNPTSAAIGLAVLEYVADHDLVANARTVGAYLGERLEECYEYEFVGDVRGKGLMWGLEFVADRETKEPFDPDVGLGELLFETGLDHGLITYPGGTHVDGERGDHTLLTPPLTIDEGDADDLLERLHATLEAVEREL; this is translated from the coding sequence ATGACACACGACGCGCGACGAGAACGAACCCCGACGCCGGGGGCCGACCTTGGGGGACTGTTCCCCCGCGTCTTCCCGAAGGAGTACGTCACCATCGTCCGCGGGGAGGGCCACACCGTCTGGGACGCCGACGGCAACGCCTACTTCGACGCCGTCTCCGGCAACCAGAACGTCACCGTCGGCCACGGCCTCTCCGAGGTCGCCGACGCCGCAGCCGAACAGATCGAGCGCCTCGAGTACACCTCGAGCATGCTCTTCGCGAACGAGCCAGCCCAGGCCTATACGGAGAAGATCGCCGAGTTCACTCCCGACGGCTTCGAGAAGGCGTGGCTCGTCTCGAGCGGCTCGGAGGCGAACGAGAGCGCCGTGAAGCTCGCCCGCCAGTACCACTACGAGCGAGGCAACGAGGGCAAGTACAAGGTGATCTCCCGGCGCCAGAGCTATCACGGCAACACGGGGATCGCGATGGCGCTCTCGGGCTTTCCCGCCCGGAAGACGAAGATGGGGCCGCTGTACGCGAACTTCCCGAAGGTGCCCCACGGCTCGCCGTATCGCTGTCCGTACTGTGACGGCGACGGCGGCGAGGCCTGCGGGGTGCGCTGTGCGGACGAACTCGAGCGCGTCATCCAGCAGGAAGGACCGGACACCGTCGCCGCGTTCATCGCCGAGCCGGTGACGGGTGCCGCGAACGCCGCCGCCAGCCCCCACGACGGCTACTTCGAGCGCGTGCGGGAGATCTGCACCGAGTACGACGTGCTGTTCATCGTCGACGAGGTCATGTCGGGGTTCGGCCGCACCGGCGAGAACTTCGCCATCGAACACTGGGACGTCACGCCCGACATCATTACTGGTGCGAAGGGAATGAGCGGCGGCTACACCCCGATGGGCGGGACGATGCCCCACGACCGGATCGTCGACGTCTTCGAGGACCTCGAGGACGGCTTCCAGCACGGCCACACCTACTGTTTCAACCCGACTTCGGCCGCCATCGGCCTCGCCGTCCTCGAGTACGTGGCCGACCACGACCTCGTCGCGAACGCCCGGACCGTCGGAGCGTACCTGGGCGAACGGCTCGAGGAGTGTTACGAGTACGAGTTCGTCGGCGACGTCCGCGGAAAGGGGCTCATGTGGGGCCTCGAGTTCGTCGCCGACCGCGAAACCAAGGAACCGTTCGACCCCGACGTCGGCCTCGGCGAGCTGTTGTTCGAGACGGGCCTCGACCACGGGCTCATCACCTACCCCGGCGGCACCCACGTCGACGGCGAGCGCGGCGACCACACCCTGCTCACGCCACCGCTCACGATCGACGAGGGCGACGCCGACGACCTGCTCGAGCGGTTGCACGCGACGCTCGAGGCCGTCGAACGGGAGCTGTGA
- a CDS encoding ArgE/DapE family deacylase, whose amino-acid sequence MAEFPVDQDIYERLEAAVDELSADLVAFAADLVRVRSVPGQEGPAQAIVREKLESLDLDVEDVNAADVDGLEDHPEYVEPESPYDDRPNLVATREGADDGPSLLFNGHVDVVPEGDREAWSFDPFAGTVEDGRLLGRGASDMKGGVAAMIFALEALERAGITLAGDLTLSSVIEEESGGAGGTLATVLAGVDADAVVIPEPTDFDQWIANDGVSYFRVTVQGEGAHAAETDNGVNAMSKLLPIYQALEELHDHRKTTVHDELFEGWHEHTVSLNLGTVRAGGWVSSVPDEAVLEARISHAPDETREEIHELVAETVREAAAGDPWLEAHPPDLEWFGWRGSSAKIDPDEPIVRTVQSVTEAVLGQESHPKGFPGGIDSRFFVNDADTPATCFGPGAYNIHGTDEYLPVEELEALTLALAATAMAWCGYELGDA is encoded by the coding sequence ATGGCTGAGTTCCCCGTCGATCAGGATATCTACGAACGACTCGAGGCGGCCGTCGACGAGCTCTCGGCCGACCTCGTGGCGTTCGCGGCCGATCTGGTCCGGGTTCGAAGCGTTCCCGGTCAGGAAGGGCCGGCCCAGGCCATCGTGCGGGAGAAACTCGAGTCGCTCGACCTCGACGTCGAGGACGTGAACGCCGCCGACGTGGACGGCCTCGAGGACCACCCCGAGTACGTCGAACCCGAGAGCCCGTACGACGACCGGCCGAACCTCGTGGCGACCCGCGAGGGCGCGGACGACGGGCCATCGCTGCTGTTCAACGGCCACGTCGACGTCGTCCCCGAGGGCGACCGCGAGGCGTGGTCGTTCGACCCCTTCGCCGGAACGGTCGAGGACGGCCGGCTGCTCGGCCGCGGCGCGTCGGACATGAAAGGCGGCGTCGCCGCGATGATCTTCGCGCTCGAGGCGCTCGAGCGGGCGGGGATTACCCTCGCCGGCGACCTCACGCTCAGTTCGGTGATCGAGGAGGAGTCTGGCGGCGCCGGGGGAACGCTCGCGACCGTCCTCGCGGGCGTCGACGCCGACGCCGTCGTCATCCCGGAGCCCACGGACTTCGACCAGTGGATCGCCAACGATGGCGTCTCTTACTTCCGGGTGACCGTCCAGGGGGAAGGGGCCCACGCGGCCGAGACCGACAACGGCGTCAACGCCATGTCGAAACTGCTGCCGATCTACCAGGCACTCGAGGAGCTCCACGACCACCGGAAGACGACGGTTCACGACGAGCTCTTCGAGGGATGGCACGAGCACACCGTCTCGCTCAACCTCGGGACGGTGCGCGCCGGCGGGTGGGTTTCGAGCGTCCCCGACGAGGCCGTTCTCGAGGCCCGAATCTCTCACGCCCCCGATGAGACCCGCGAGGAGATCCACGAGCTCGTCGCGGAGACGGTCCGCGAGGCCGCCGCAGGCGACCCCTGGCTCGAGGCACACCCACCCGACCTCGAGTGGTTCGGCTGGCGGGGCAGCTCGGCGAAGATCGACCCCGACGAGCCGATCGTCCGCACGGTCCAATCCGTCACCGAGGCGGTGCTCGGCCAGGAGAGTCACCCCAAGGGCTTTCCGGGCGGGATCGACAGCCGATTCTTCGTCAATGACGCCGACACGCCGGCGACCTGTTTCGGCCCCGGCGCGTACAACATCCACGGCACCGACGAGTACCTCCCGGTCGAGGAACTCGAGGCACTCACCCTCGCGCTCGCGGCGACCGCGATGGCCTGGTGTGGCTACGAACTCGGCGACGCGTAG
- a CDS encoding thiolase C-terminal domain-containing protein gives MRDVAVVGAGMIPFGDHFDQSTDQLIERAYRGALNSVDAGVSPSKIEAAWYGTADIAGDAASGLGLSCATGLFDIPVTRVENACATGSDAFRNAVQAVRSGTVDLALVVGAEKMRDDERGLMDLSLVEQPWRGRGVTMPAFFGLRASRHMHEYGTTREQIAAISVKNHENGSKYPYAHYQFRCSVEDVLTSPTVTDPLTLYDCCPVTDGAAAVLVASEEVAYTYTDAPVWVAGSGLATNSLFRGDDEALARFPATRAAAEQAYQQAGITADDVDVAEVHDCFTITELITYEDLGFADPGRGGELIENGVTTLDGDIPVNPSGGLLSKGHPIGATGVAQIVELYEQLRDEAGAVQVDSRPRYGLQHNIGIGRNATGSVACVNLLARDR, from the coding sequence ATGAGAGACGTCGCCGTCGTCGGTGCTGGGATGATCCCCTTCGGCGACCACTTCGACCAGTCGACGGATCAGCTCATCGAACGTGCATACCGTGGCGCACTGAACTCTGTCGACGCCGGCGTCTCCCCCTCGAAGATCGAGGCCGCTTGGTACGGAACGGCCGACATCGCCGGGGACGCTGCGAGCGGGCTCGGCCTCTCGTGTGCAACCGGCCTGTTCGATATCCCCGTCACACGGGTCGAAAACGCCTGTGCAACCGGGAGCGACGCGTTTCGCAACGCAGTTCAGGCCGTCCGTTCCGGAACGGTCGACCTCGCACTGGTCGTCGGCGCCGAGAAGATGCGCGACGACGAGCGTGGGCTGATGGATCTCAGCCTGGTCGAGCAGCCGTGGCGCGGCCGAGGCGTGACGATGCCGGCGTTCTTTGGCCTCCGAGCGAGTCGACACATGCACGAGTACGGCACCACTCGTGAGCAAATCGCCGCCATCAGCGTCAAGAACCACGAGAACGGCTCGAAGTACCCGTACGCACACTACCAGTTCCGATGCTCGGTGGAGGACGTCCTGACGAGTCCGACCGTGACGGATCCACTCACGCTGTACGACTGCTGTCCGGTGACAGACGGTGCAGCCGCAGTGCTCGTCGCGAGTGAGGAAGTGGCCTACACGTATACCGACGCACCCGTCTGGGTCGCTGGAAGTGGGCTCGCCACGAACAGCCTGTTTCGCGGTGACGACGAGGCGCTCGCACGGTTCCCGGCCACGCGCGCCGCCGCCGAGCAGGCGTACCAACAGGCCGGCATCACCGCCGACGATGTCGACGTCGCCGAGGTTCACGACTGCTTTACCATCACCGAGCTCATCACCTACGAGGACCTCGGATTCGCCGACCCCGGCCGCGGTGGCGAACTGATCGAGAACGGGGTCACGACACTCGACGGCGATATACCGGTCAACCCCAGCGGCGGGCTGCTCTCGAAAGGACACCCGATCGGCGCGACTGGCGTCGCACAGATCGTCGAACTGTACGAACAGCTCCGCGACGAAGCCGGGGCGGTACAGGTCGATTCGCGCCCGAGGTACGGCCTCCAGCACAACATCGGCATCGGCCGAAACGCAACTGGGAGCGTCGCCTGCGTCAACCTACTGGCCAGAGATCGCTGA
- a CDS encoding Zn-ribbon domain-containing OB-fold protein, with protein MFRPRHWRERTRTERLLARECNACGYVSFPERPEGCVRCGALEPGWEPTELCERGIVRSYVVQHRLPAAFETPLPVAIVDMPQQGDGEPARVYGLFTETDPAEIEIGMEADADFRRLFEIEGLPMYAFVFKQPRGDR; from the coding sequence ATGTTCCGACCACGACACTGGCGAGAGCGGACGCGAACCGAACGACTCCTCGCCAGGGAGTGTAACGCCTGCGGATACGTCTCGTTCCCCGAACGGCCTGAGGGGTGCGTTCGCTGCGGAGCACTCGAGCCCGGATGGGAGCCCACCGAACTCTGTGAGCGCGGGATCGTCAGGTCCTACGTCGTCCAGCACCGCTTACCAGCGGCGTTCGAAACACCCCTGCCGGTTGCGATCGTCGATATGCCACAGCAAGGAGACGGGGAGCCAGCACGCGTGTACGGGCTCTTCACGGAGACCGACCCAGCGGAAATCGAGATCGGAATGGAAGCCGACGCCGACTTTCGGCGGCTGTTCGAGATCGAAGGGCTGCCGATGTACGCGTTCGTGTTCAAACAGCCGCGGGGTGACCGATGA